In one Mycobacteroides chelonae genomic region, the following are encoded:
- a CDS encoding DUF2218 domain-containing protein has product MATVHGVIVTDRPERYAKQLAQHWAAKSTVTELEDGAIQIEMTLDAVTVLRPRPGELHVEASSAEFGDVVKRHLERFGTRDELVLTWVSD; this is encoded by the coding sequence ATGGCCACTGTGCATGGCGTGATCGTCACCGACCGTCCCGAGCGATACGCGAAACAACTCGCTCAGCATTGGGCAGCCAAGAGCACGGTGACCGAACTTGAGGACGGTGCGATCCAGATCGAGATGACTCTCGATGCGGTCACGGTGCTGCGTCCGCGGCCCGGGGAACTACATGTTGAGGCCAGCTCCGCGGAATTCGGTGATGTGGTCAAACGTCATCTCGAGCGGTTCGGCACCCGCGACGAGCTCGTGCTGACCTGGGTGAGCGACTAG
- a CDS encoding LuxR C-terminal-related transcriptional regulator: protein MAGCDDLTAGGAPAGSTAWSPAPWFLATPPSSSPGMIARTDVHRILDLHVQQSRAVVVLAPSGFGKTVAVGQWAAAQRQHQPGSVGWLTVTEQAADFPELIRGIMTALRHAAGDGDDAQVRRALATAFELPSLGLVFTALSTIQIPGPVTVVLDDFQKAIGVTQSTEFVEFIEHGPPWLRLVLITTEAPEALLTRLRVHGQVAVVAAGELAFTAEDVLSAAGQVHQQDLAAGDAERIVQSTGGWPAAVRLALLDVEIPSALDDLDVSEYIRAAVLARLRPELAEFVLAATVCTRVDERLAGVLSGRADAAGLLAECATSGLFIERFGSGEDAIYQWHSMFAHGCGEVLRQSDPARWSALNLLAARELRDRYPLDAGEHAVRGADGPLAAEIITDHWLELLLEARSVALESACIAVADAFGETADIAMVRSCCREVAGDRLGAQLHFERAQDLAHGHVESRRVGLVANLSRILISDDHSTMAGAVDAVSEALTDRTLVPDRVYACTLFLVGWAETRLRRDVGHSMRLLESAAQECRALGLAAVADRATESLAFAYVHAGQFGRAQLSLSMAEVPWLSHEGGGISCFTTGFMQLWQGELAGALEDFTVVDAAVGEGYPDIGRMMLVFSAAALRNQGCDLSLPQLEAVAMRIGEEDNRAVPIGSFRTAALARIAEMRGHNHEALQLAARLVDVTPLPTASAMVAGICRRLGDADLAQALADNARGESVAPYTRAYAALVGALLAWDRSDNDRAHQLLEESLALAASESVRYPFLDNADQACRELLGAHSSRTAYPDFLAECLLACETGTSENPAAALTSREREVLAYLRTPMTAAEIAAKLSVSVNTLKTHQRSIYQKLQVSNRREAIGIAPH from the coding sequence ATGGCTGGCTGCGACGACCTGACTGCAGGCGGGGCACCCGCCGGCTCGACGGCATGGAGTCCGGCCCCATGGTTCTTGGCCACGCCACCGTCATCGAGTCCTGGAATGATCGCCCGCACGGACGTGCACCGAATTCTTGACCTGCACGTTCAGCAGTCTCGGGCGGTCGTGGTGCTGGCCCCATCCGGATTCGGCAAGACGGTCGCGGTGGGGCAATGGGCCGCCGCGCAGCGGCAGCACCAGCCGGGCTCGGTTGGGTGGCTGACGGTGACGGAGCAGGCGGCAGACTTCCCGGAGCTGATCCGCGGCATCATGACGGCGCTGCGGCACGCGGCGGGTGACGGTGACGACGCCCAGGTCCGGCGGGCACTGGCTACCGCCTTCGAGTTGCCGTCCCTGGGACTGGTCTTCACCGCCCTATCGACGATCCAGATTCCGGGCCCGGTCACGGTCGTGCTCGACGATTTCCAAAAGGCCATCGGAGTCACACAGTCCACGGAGTTCGTCGAGTTCATCGAGCACGGCCCGCCCTGGCTGCGACTGGTCTTGATCACCACGGAGGCGCCTGAGGCATTGCTCACCAGGCTGCGGGTGCATGGTCAGGTGGCGGTGGTTGCGGCGGGCGAATTGGCTTTCACTGCCGAGGATGTACTGTCGGCCGCCGGCCAAGTACACCAGCAGGACCTTGCCGCCGGGGATGCCGAACGCATTGTGCAGAGCACCGGGGGCTGGCCCGCGGCCGTGCGGCTGGCGCTCTTGGACGTCGAGATACCCAGTGCCCTAGATGATCTCGATGTCAGTGAATACATCCGTGCCGCCGTTCTCGCGCGGCTGCGCCCCGAGCTTGCCGAATTCGTGCTGGCTGCCACGGTATGCACGCGGGTGGATGAACGCCTGGCCGGCGTGCTTTCCGGGCGAGCCGATGCTGCCGGACTGCTCGCCGAATGCGCGACCTCCGGCCTGTTCATCGAACGATTCGGATCTGGCGAAGATGCTATCTACCAATGGCATTCGATGTTCGCGCACGGATGTGGCGAGGTGCTCAGGCAGTCGGACCCGGCGCGATGGAGTGCCTTGAACTTGCTGGCCGCACGCGAACTGCGTGACCGCTACCCGTTGGATGCCGGCGAACATGCCGTTCGCGGGGCGGACGGGCCGCTGGCCGCAGAGATAATCACCGATCACTGGCTCGAACTACTGCTGGAAGCCCGATCCGTGGCACTGGAGAGTGCCTGCATCGCGGTGGCCGACGCATTCGGCGAGACCGCCGACATTGCGATGGTGCGTTCCTGCTGCCGGGAGGTCGCCGGTGATCGCCTTGGCGCACAGCTGCATTTCGAACGCGCCCAGGACCTGGCGCATGGCCACGTCGAGTCTCGGCGCGTAGGCCTTGTCGCGAATCTGAGCCGCATCCTGATCTCCGACGACCACAGCACCATGGCGGGCGCCGTCGACGCGGTGTCCGAGGCTCTCACCGATCGGACACTGGTGCCCGACCGCGTGTATGCCTGCACACTGTTCCTGGTGGGCTGGGCCGAAACCCGGTTGCGGCGCGACGTCGGTCACTCGATGCGACTGCTGGAGTCGGCGGCACAGGAGTGCCGTGCGCTGGGTCTGGCGGCGGTCGCGGACAGGGCCACGGAGAGCCTGGCCTTCGCGTATGTCCATGCCGGACAGTTCGGCCGGGCCCAACTGTCGCTGAGTATGGCGGAGGTTCCCTGGCTCTCTCACGAAGGTGGCGGGATATCCTGCTTCACAACGGGATTCATGCAGCTGTGGCAGGGCGAGCTGGCCGGCGCGCTGGAAGATTTCACCGTGGTGGATGCTGCGGTAGGGGAAGGCTATCCGGACATCGGGCGCATGATGCTGGTGTTCAGTGCCGCAGCACTGCGGAACCAGGGATGCGATTTGTCCCTCCCGCAGCTGGAGGCGGTGGCCATGCGCATCGGCGAGGAAGACAACAGGGCCGTCCCGATAGGCAGTTTCCGTACCGCCGCGCTCGCCAGGATCGCCGAAATGCGGGGGCACAACCACGAGGCGTTGCAGCTGGCGGCGAGGCTCGTCGATGTGACGCCACTGCCGACCGCCTCTGCGATGGTCGCGGGCATATGCCGACGGCTTGGGGACGCCGATCTGGCGCAGGCCCTGGCCGACAATGCGCGTGGCGAGTCAGTGGCTCCCTACACGCGTGCCTACGCGGCTCTGGTGGGCGCGTTACTGGCGTGGGATCGCAGCGACAACGACAGGGCCCACCAGCTGCTGGAGGAGTCGCTTGCGCTGGCGGCCTCCGAATCCGTGCGTTACCCGTTCCTGGACAACGCCGATCAGGCGTGCCGTGAGCTGTTGGGGGCACATAGCTCGCGGACCGCGTATCCGGACTTTCTTGCCGAGTGTCTGTTGGCCTGCGAGACGGGCACATCGGAGAACCCCGCCGCGGCACTCACCTCACGGGAGCGAGAAGTGTTGGCATACCTGCGGACTCCGATGACCGCGGCGGAGATCGCCGCGAAGCTCTCGGTGTCCGTCAACACCCTCAAGACACATCAGCGATCCATCTACCAGAAACTGCAGGTATCTAACCGCCGCGAGGCTATCGGCATCGCGCCGCACTGA
- a CDS encoding S1C family serine protease, protein MTAGAVVVAIAASATTAVVVVNQSGHPAPVAQVSSPGLTGKPSLPTGSILGQPGAAAPAGSVEQVSAKVLPSVVQLKIQSGQEGESGSGIVLSPDGLILTNNHVVAAAMSGSDDLAPSAPSRRGPLTNLPPGILPGEQLPGDYQDGRDGQVPNGNDRRSTRPSAHTGDGVKATVTLADGRTVPFTVVGADPDDDLAVVRAQGVSDLTPISIGSSKDLKVGQNVVAIGSPLGLQGTVTTGIISALGRPVSTGDDQSGQHSVMSAIQTDAAINPGNSGGALVDMNGDLIGVNSAIASLSSGQDSQGGGQAGSIGLGFAIPVDQAKRIADELVSTGTVRHASLGVQLGSGDDMPGAVVAGVVSGSAAATAGLPKGAVITKVDNQVIDGPEALVAAVRSKAPGDAVTLTYADQSGTSRTVQVTLGESAT, encoded by the coding sequence TTGACCGCTGGTGCCGTCGTGGTGGCCATTGCCGCCAGCGCCACCACGGCCGTCGTCGTGGTGAACCAGTCCGGACATCCCGCCCCCGTAGCGCAGGTATCGAGCCCGGGACTCACCGGAAAGCCTTCCCTGCCAACAGGTTCAATACTCGGACAGCCTGGTGCTGCGGCCCCGGCCGGCTCGGTCGAACAGGTGTCGGCCAAGGTGCTGCCGAGCGTCGTGCAACTGAAGATCCAGAGCGGGCAGGAGGGCGAGTCGGGCTCCGGCATCGTGCTGAGCCCTGACGGGCTGATCCTGACCAACAATCACGTCGTCGCCGCAGCCATGTCGGGCAGCGACGATCTGGCGCCCTCGGCCCCGTCGCGGCGCGGGCCGCTCACCAACCTTCCGCCCGGCATCCTTCCCGGCGAACAGCTGCCCGGTGACTATCAAGACGGTCGTGACGGGCAGGTGCCCAACGGCAACGACCGGCGCAGCACCCGTCCGTCCGCCCACACCGGCGACGGCGTCAAGGCGACCGTGACCCTGGCCGACGGCCGAACGGTGCCATTCACCGTCGTCGGCGCCGACCCCGACGATGACCTGGCCGTGGTTCGGGCCCAGGGTGTCTCCGACCTCACCCCGATCTCCATCGGTTCGTCGAAAGACCTGAAGGTTGGCCAGAACGTCGTCGCCATCGGCTCACCTTTGGGCCTGCAGGGGACCGTGACAACCGGCATCATCAGCGCGCTCGGTCGCCCGGTCAGCACCGGTGATGACCAGAGCGGACAGCATTCGGTGATGAGTGCTATCCAAACCGATGCGGCCATCAACCCCGGCAACTCCGGCGGTGCACTCGTCGACATGAACGGTGACCTCATCGGTGTGAACTCGGCAATCGCGTCACTGTCCAGCGGGCAGGACTCGCAGGGCGGCGGACAAGCCGGATCGATCGGCCTGGGCTTCGCCATCCCCGTGGATCAAGCCAAGCGCATCGCGGACGAGCTGGTCTCCACCGGCACCGTGCGGCATGCCTCGCTGGGCGTTCAGCTCGGCTCTGGTGACGACATGCCCGGTGCGGTCGTGGCGGGCGTGGTCAGTGGCAGCGCGGCGGCGACGGCCGGCCTGCCCAAGGGCGCCGTGATCACTAAGGTCGACAACCAGGTCATCGACGGCCCCGAGGCGCTGGTGGCCGCGGTGCGGTCCAAGGCACCCGGCGACGCGGTCACGCTCACCTACGCGGACCAGTCGGGAACATCGCGCACGGTCCAGGTCACCCTCGGGGAATCGGCAACGTGA